A genomic window from Corticium candelabrum chromosome 8, ooCorCand1.1, whole genome shotgun sequence includes:
- the LOC134182937 gene encoding proton channel OTOP1-like: MSCWRSSLQINGDGVVSRTKLAGVELTVPIAVCGILSFAIGFVLIAYWCAGNRSLGHEFREGEWYLSLLMVSSLVWMLWVMGKTKLTVRHFQAAGSSPRPFERGALSHRATGSSLLVKTLTAFAAFSVLLAIFQTADSALATGGVHCFSTSAVVFCCFRILYIFAQVCYVVYSQKRVLFEKKLVHGAAMIQMIITNFIVYGWTFIKSKDRVFTNDESQDCTTIDGLEKLNFTALVKLNFTIYSSVLNTYLASSDAQPIHSSTFTKPECHHTVFKDTFPWLYPFCLEFCLTASAMMAEQWLEWLSPPTEPTCDDDDPRES; this comes from the exons ATGTCGTGCTGGAGGTCGTCTCTACAAATAAATGGCGACGGCGTCGTGTCGAGGACAAAGCTAGCCGGGGTCGAACTCACCGTTCCCATTGCCGTCTGCGGTATTCTCAGTTTTGCCATCGGATTTGTGCTGATTGCATACTGGTGTGCTGGTAATCGATCTCTTGGACACGAGTTTAGGGAGGGTGAGTGGTACCTTTCATTGTTGATGGTGTCCTCTCTGGTATGGATGTTATGGGTCATGGGGAAAACGAAACTCACTGTTCGCCACTTCCAAGCAGCAGGAAGTTCACCCAGGCCGTTCGAGCGGGGAGCTCTCTCTCACAGAGCAACCGGCAGCAGTTTGCTGGTCAAGACTCTCACAGCGTTTGCTGCTTTCAGTGTACTGCTTGCAATTTTTCAGACGGCCGATTCTGCCCTTGCAACAGGCGGCGTGCACTGTTTTTCCACATCTgctgttgttttctgttgtttcagGATCCTCTACATTTTTGCACAAGTTTGTTATGTAGTGTATTCTCAGAAACGAGTGTTGTTTGAGAAGAAGTTGGTACACGGTGCAGCTATGATACAAATGATCATCACAAACTTTATCGTCTATGGTTGGACGTTTATAAAAAGCAAAGACCGCGTTTTCACTAATGATGAAAGTCAAGACTGTACTACCATTGATGGTCTAGAAAAGCTCAACTTTACTGCTCTAGTAAAGCTCAACTTTACTATCTATAGTAGTGTGCTAAATACATATTTAGCTAGCTCTGATGCTCAACCAATACACAGCAGTACGTTTACTAAACCTGAATGTCACCACACTGTATTCAAAGATACCTTTCCATGGCTCTACCCGTTTTGTCTAGAATTTTGCCTGACTGCATCAGCCATGATGGCCGAGCAATGGCTGGAATGGCTGAGTCCTCCGACAGAGCCAAcgtgtgatgatgatgatcca AGAGAAAGCTGA